One Roseimaritima multifibrata DNA window includes the following coding sequences:
- a CDS encoding sulfatase family protein produces MGAFLSLSVGSMMTSAAQADSPPNVVMLISDDQAYDDYSFMGHPNIETPRLDQLAKESLTFRRGYVPNSLCRPSLATIISGLYPHQHGIVGNDPPYAAGPDSPKNKFADPKYLPIRNAYLQHIDRMNTLPDRLAPLGYESLQTGKWWEGNFSRGGFTHGMTHGDRTKGGRHGDLGLDISRKGIDAIDTFLDEAVENKKPFFLWYAPFLPHTPHNPPARLLNKYKQKTDSVPLAKYWAMCEWFDESCGEVLDALSERHLDENTIVLYVTDNGWINQLDSSRYAPRSKRSPNERGVRTPIMIRWPGHVKPMMDDSSLASSIDLVPTVLNAVGLPAAPELSGIDLLDPKAVENRKTVYGDIFEHDIVDMTDPDPSLRYRWVIHNNWKLIDPAAQMNEKPQLYNLASDPNEDKDVSASHPEVMADLQKRLDAWWTPKGH; encoded by the coding sequence ATGTTGATCAGCGATGATCAGGCTTATGACGATTATTCGTTTATGGGCCACCCCAACATCGAAACACCTCGGCTGGATCAACTGGCAAAGGAAAGCCTTACTTTCCGTAGAGGGTACGTCCCCAATAGTCTCTGCCGGCCATCCTTGGCGACGATCATCAGTGGCCTTTACCCGCATCAGCACGGGATTGTCGGTAATGATCCGCCTTATGCGGCTGGCCCCGATTCACCTAAAAACAAATTTGCCGACCCCAAATATTTGCCGATTCGAAACGCTTATCTTCAGCACATCGATCGGATGAATACCTTGCCCGATCGCTTGGCACCATTGGGATACGAGAGCCTCCAAACCGGTAAATGGTGGGAAGGTAATTTCAGCCGTGGCGGTTTCACACATGGGATGACCCACGGCGATCGCACCAAAGGTGGACGTCATGGCGATTTGGGTCTGGATATCAGCCGCAAAGGTATCGATGCGATTGATACGTTTTTGGACGAAGCGGTCGAAAACAAGAAACCGTTCTTCCTGTGGTATGCGCCGTTCCTGCCTCACACGCCCCATAACCCACCTGCTCGCTTACTAAATAAGTACAAGCAAAAGACCGATTCGGTTCCATTGGCGAAGTACTGGGCAATGTGCGAATGGTTTGACGAATCTTGCGGAGAGGTGTTGGATGCGCTTAGTGAACGTCATTTGGATGAAAACACCATCGTTTTGTATGTCACCGATAACGGTTGGATCAATCAGCTGGATTCCAGTCGCTATGCACCCCGTAGCAAACGAAGTCCCAATGAACGGGGCGTTCGGACGCCGATCATGATTCGCTGGCCAGGGCACGTCAAACCGATGATGGACGACAGTTCGCTTGCTTCGTCGATCGATTTGGTGCCAACCGTACTGAATGCTGTCGGGTTGCCTGCTGCCCCAGAATTGTCGGGTATCGATTTGCTGGATCCCAAAGCGGTCGAGAATCGCAAGACGGTTTACGGTGATATCTTTGAGCACGATATCGTCGATATGACCGACCCCGATCCGAGTCTTCGATACCGATGGGTGATTCACAACAACTGGAAGTTAATCGACCCCGCGGCACAGATGAATGAAAAGCCTCAGCTATACAACCTCGCCAGCGATCCCAATGAGGATAAAGATGTCTCGGCATCGCATCCCGAAGTCATGGCGGATCTCCAGAAGCGTCTAGATGCTTGGTGGACTCCGAAGGGTCACTAG